The DNA region TAGACGTCGCGTGTCGAGGAATCGCCGGCCAACAGCTTTCCTTCGTGGTCGATCGCCAGGCACCGGACGGCGTTGAGGGGAGTTCGGAATTTCTTCGAGCCCTGAAAGTAGACGCTCTTCTGTCCGGCTTCGACCTTCCAGATTCCCGGCAGATTGCGATCGGCAACGTAAACGACGCCGTCCGGCGCGGCGGTCACCGCCAGCGGGTAGTGGAATTCCGCCGCGGCATCCTGAGCGGCGGCACACGGTCCGGCGACGGTAACCAGCAGGGCAATCAGGGAAAGGCAGCGTTGCATGGCGGCACGGCAGTCGTCTGGGGAATTGTGGTTTGAGACGGGCAGGGTAGCAGCCGCCGCGACTCTCGTCATGTCACGGTCGATCGAGGTGACCAGGATGTGACGACGACCAATGATAGCAGCGACAATGGCCTGACCGCACTTTGATTCGACACCGTCGCGCACGTTTCCCCGGCGCGTGAATCTGTCCCGTGCTTTCACTGTCCTGGTCGGCCGGACGCGGCATGTACAGGTTTCCAGACTGCGGCTATTCGGGCCGGCGCAGACTTAGCGATTGCCGAACCTGACGCTTGCTCTTCCCATAATGCTCGAAATAATGCGGCCACCAATCGCCGGGCTGAAACACTGACGGGAGAAAAGAATCATGCGATGGAAGGGGCGTCAACAGAGCGAAAACGTCGAGGACCGGCGCGGAATGTCGCCTCAAATGGCGATGGGCGGAGGCGGCGGAATCGTCGTGGTGCTGATCGTTCTCGCGCTCAAGTTCTTCAATGCTCCGCCGGCCGTGCAGCAAATTGCCGGACAGCTCGCTCAGCAGGCTCAGCAGCAGCAGCGAGCAGCTCCCGCCGAAGTTGGTGACGGAATTGATGACGAAGCCCGGGAATTTATCGCCGTCGTCCTGAACGACACCGAAGAAGTCTGGACGAAGCTGTTTCAGGAACAAGTTCGCGGCGGCAGCTATCGAAAGCCGAAACTGGTGATCTATGAAGGCCGGACCACAACCGGCTGCGGCACCGGTGATGCTCGCATGGGACCGTTTTATTGTCCGGCGGATCAGGTGATCTATATCGACCCCGGCTTCTTTGACGAACTGGCGCGACGACACAAAGCTCCCGGCGATTTCGCTCAGGCGTACGTGATCGCCCACGAAGTTGCTCATCACGTCCAGCGGCTGCTGGGCTTCAGCGACCCCGTGGACGCGGCACGTCAGCGCGGTGATGAAGTCGAATCCAATCGGATGTCAGTGCGGCTGGAACTTCAGGCCGACTTTCTGGCCGGAGTCTGGGCGAATCATGCCCACGAGCGGTACAACATTCTGGAAGAAGGCGACGTCGAGGAAGCGATCCGGGCGGCCAACCAGATCGGTGACGACACTCTGCAGAAGATGGCAACGGGAGTCGTCGTGCCGGAACGATTTACTCAC from Planctomycetaceae bacterium includes:
- a CDS encoding neutral zinc metallopeptidase, with amino-acid sequence MRWKGRQQSENVEDRRGMSPQMAMGGGGGIVVVLIVLALKFFNAPPAVQQIAGQLAQQAQQQQRAAPAEVGDGIDDEAREFIAVVLNDTEEVWTKLFQEQVRGGSYRKPKLVIYEGRTTTGCGTGDARMGPFYCPADQVIYIDPGFFDELARRHKAPGDFAQAYVIAHEVAHHVQRLLGFSDPVDAARQRGDEVESNRMSVRLELQADFLAGVWANHAHERYNILEEGDVEEAIRAANQIGDDTLQKMATGVVVPERFTHGTSAQRVRWFRRGVQSGDLKASQQLFTLSYDQL